A part of Saccharomyces paradoxus chromosome I, complete sequence genomic DNA contains:
- the PTA1 gene encoding RNA-processing protein PTA1 (Subunit of holo-CPF~similar to YAL043C), which yields MSSAEMEQLLQAKTLAMHNNPTEMLPKVLETTASMYHNGNLSKLKLPLAKFFTQLVLDVVSMDSPIANTERPFIAAQYLPLLLAMAQSTTDVLVYKNIVLIMCASYPLVLDLVAKTSNQEMFDQLCILKKFVLSHWRTAYPLRTTIDDESDVEQWLVQIDQNIGVKLATIKFMSEVVLSQTKSSGGNEINSSTIPDNHPVLNKAALESEAKRLLDMLLNYLIEEQYMISPVFIGIINSLSFVIKRRPQTTIRILSGLLRFNVDAKFPLEGKSDLNYKLSKRFVERAYKNFVQFGLKNQIITKSLSSGSGSSIYSKLTKISQTLHVIGEETKSKGILNFDPSKGNSKKSLSRQDKLKYISLWKRQLSALQSTLGMSTNTSTPVSAPTMGSSTENMLDQLKILQKYTLNKASHQGSTFFNNSPKPINNTYSSVYSLMNSSNSNQDVTQLPNDMLIKLSTEAILQMDTTKLITGLSIVASRYTDLMNTYANSVPSSSSSKRKSDDDDDSSNDKEVGVDDTAADNKKIKRETEELAEEPEEPEDDDRMQKMLQQEESAQENSGEANGSSSATKEIAPPFEPDSLTQDEKLKYLSRLTTKLFELSSHQDITPAKSSSSSPILLDDDDSSSWLHVLIRLITRGIAAQEASDLIREELLSFFIQDFEQRVSLIIEWLNEEWFFQTSQRQEPSNYKKWSLRVLESLGPFLENKHRRFFIRLMSELPSLQCDHLGALKPICLDPARSSLGFQTLKFLIMFRPPVQDTVRDLLHQLKQEDEGLHKQCDSLLDRLK from the coding sequence ATGTCATCTGCAGAGATGGAGCAATTGCTACAGGCTAAGACGCTGGCCATGCACAATAATCCAACGGAGATGCTGCCCAAGGTGCTCGAGACTACGGCATCCATGTACCACAACGGTAACCTCAGCAAACTGAAGTTGCCTTTGGCCAAGTTTTTCACACAGTTGGTTCTAGACGTAGTGTCGATGGACTCGCCAATTGCGAATACAGAGAGACCGTTTATTGCTGCTCAATATCTGCCACTACTTCTTGCTATGGCTCAGTCCACCACGGACGTGCTAGTGTATAAGAACATCGTGCTTATTATGTGCGCTTCATACCCGCTGGTGTTGGATCTGGTTGCTAAGACTTCAAACCAGGAAATGTTTGATCAGCTGTGTATACTGAAGAAGTTCGTGCTCTCGCACTGGAGAACTGCGTATCCTTTACGTACCACCATTGACGACGAAAGTGATGTTGAGCAATGGCTAGTGCAGATTGATCAGAATATCGGCGTGAAATTAGCGACTATCAAGTTCATGTCTGAGGTCGTGTTGTCACAGACCAAGTCTTCCGGCGGCAACGAGATTAATTCATCTACCATCCCCGATAACCACCCTGTGTTGAACAAAGCAGCCCTGGAGAGCGAGGCTAAGAGGCTCCTGGATATGCTGCTAAACTACCTAATCGAAGAACAATACATGATCTCGCCCGTTTTCATCGGCATCATCAATTCCTTATCCTTCGTCATCAAGAGAAGGCCGCAGACAACAATAAGAATTCTTTCCGGACTGTTGCGTTTCAACGTGGACGCCAAGTTTCCCCTAGAGGGAAAATCTGACCTGAATTACAAGCTATCCAAGAGATTTGTTGAAAGAGCCTACAAGAATTTTGTGCAATTTGGgttgaaaaatcaaatcattACCAAGTCCCTCTCATCCGGATCAGGGTCATCGATCTACTCCAAGCTCACCAAGATTTCTCAGACTTTACATGTAATTGGTGAGGAGACCAAGAGCAAGGGAATTTTGAACTTTGACCCTTCCAAGGGCAATAGCAAAAAATCGCTGTCCAGGCAGGACAAACTAAAGTATATCTCGCTATGGAAAAGACAACTATCCGCGTTACAATCTACTCTAGGCATGTCCACCAATACTTCCACGCCTGTTTCTGCACCTACAATGGGGTCTTCAACTGAAAACATGCTTGATCAACTAAAAATATTGCAGAAATACACCCTCAACAAGGCCTCACATCAGGGAAgcacttttttcaacaactcTCCCAAACCGATCAACAACACCTACTCGTCCGTGTACTCGTTGATGAACAGTTCGAACTCCAATCAGGATGTGACCCAGCTTCCCAATGACATGCTCATCAAGCTGTCCACAGAGGCCATCTTACAAATGGACACTACGAAATTGATCACCGGATTGTCCATCGTTGCTTCAAGGTACACAGATCTGATGAACACATACGCCAATTCCGTACCGTCCTCATCGTCATCAAAGAGGAAATCggacgatgatgatgacagCAGCAACGACAAAGAAGTTGGAGTCGATGACACAGCGGCtgataataagaaaatcaaaaggGAAACAGAGGAACTAGCGGAGGAACCCGAGGAACCTGAAGACGATGATCGAATGCAGAAGATGCTACAACAAGAGGAGAGTGCCCAAGAAAACTCAGGCGAGGCCAACGGATCGAGTTCTGCAACAAAGGAGATCGCACCTCCTTTTGAACCTGACTCATTGACACAGGATGAAAAACTAAAGTACCTCTCCAGGCTGACCACCAAACTCTTTGAACTATCCAGTCACCAGGATATCACTCCGGcaaaatcttcatcttcttcccCCATATTACTGGACGATGACGACTCCTCGTCATGGCTACACGTCTTGATCAGACTGATTACGAGAGGAATCGCAGCACAAGAGGCCAGTGACCTAATTCGTGAAGAACTGCTTAGCTTCTTCATCCAAGATTTCGAACAACGCGTCAGTTTGATCATCGAATGGCTCAACGAGGAATGGTTCTTTCAAACCTCGCAGCGTCAAGAGCCTTCCAACTACAAAAAATGGTCTTTGAGAGTTCTCGAGTCCCTGGGTCCATTCCTTGAAAACAAGCACAGACGATTCTTCATCAGACTTATGAGCGAACTGCCCAGTCTTCAATGCGACCATCTCGGGGCACTGAAGCCTATCTGCCTGGACCCGGCAAGAAGTTCCCTTGGCTTTCAAACGCTAAAGTTTCTCATTATGTTTAGACCTCCAGTGCAGGACACTGTCCGCGACCTGCTGCATCAACTCAAgcaagaagatgaaggcTTGCACAAGCAGTGCGATTCACTGCTCGACAGGCTAAAGTGA
- the ERV46 gene encoding retrograde cargo receptor ERV46 (Protein localized to COPII-coated vesicles~similar to YAL042W) codes for MKRSTLLSLDAFAKTEEDVRVRTRAGGLITLSCILTTLFLLVNEWRQFNSVVTRPQLVVDRDRHAKLELNMDVTFPSMPCDLVNLDIMDDSGELQLDILDAGFTMTRLDGEGRPVGDTTELHVGGNSDGNTPVNDDPNYCGPCYGAKDQSQNENLAQEDKVCCQDCDTVRSAYLEKGWAFFDGKNVEQCEREGYVSKINEHLNEGCRIKGSAQINRIQGNLHFAPGKPYQNTYGHFHDTSLYEKTPNLNFNHIINHLSFGKPIQSHHKLLDNDKRHGGAIVATSPLDGRQVFPDRATQFHQFSYFAKIVPTRYEYLDNVVIETAQFSATYHSRPLIGGRDKDHPNTLHARGGIPGLFVFFEMSPLKVINKEQHGQTWSGFILNCITSIGGVLAVGTVMDKLFYKAQRSIWGKKSQ; via the coding sequence ATGAAGAGGTCCACGTTGCTGTCGTTGGACGCATTCGCTAAGACCGAAGAGGACGTACGAGTCCGCACCAGGGCCGGCGGGCTGATTACTCTATCGTGCATCCTGACCACGCTATTCCTGCTGGTTAACGAGTGGAGACAGTTCAACTCTGTGGTAACAAGACCACAATTGGTGGTGGACCGTGACCGACATGCGAAGCTGGAGCTTAATATGGACGTAACTTTCCCATCAATGCCGTGTGACCTGGTCAATCTCGATATCATGGATGACTCCGGAGAGTTGCAACTGGACATCCTTGACGCTGGGTTCACGATGACCAGGTTAGATGGTGAGGGCCGCCCCGTAGGAGATACCACTGAGTTACATGTGGGTGGGAACAGTGACGGTAACACGCCGGTTAATGACGATCCCAACTATTGTGGGCCATGTTACGGTGCCAAAGATCAGTCGCAGAATGAGAATCTGGCACAGGAAGACAAGGTGTGCTGCCAAGACTGTGATACAGTAAGATCTGCGTATCTGGAGAAAGGCTGGGCTTTTTTTGATGGGAAGAATGTCGAGCAGTGTGAAAGAGAGGGCTACGTAAGCAAGATCAACGAGCATTTGAATGAGGGCTGCAGGATCAAAGGATCTGCGCAGATTAATAGGATTCAGGGGAATCTTCACTTTGCCCCTGGAAAACCTTACCAGAATACATATGGACACTTTCATGATACTTCTTTGTACGAGAAGACCCCAAACCTGAACTTCAACCACATCATCAATCATTTGAGCTTTGGAAAGCCGATCCAGTCTCACCATAAGTTGCTAGATAATGATAAGCGCCACGGCGGTGCCATAGTTGCCACTTCTCCCTTGGACGGGCGCCAAGTGTTCCCGGACAGGGCTACGCAATTCCATCAGTTCTCGTATTTCGCTAAGATAGTTCCTACCAGATACGAGTACTTGGACAATGTCGTCATTGAGACCGCGCAGTTCAGCGCCACGTATCACTCCCGCCCTCTTATCGGTGGAAGGGACAAGGATCATCCAAACACACTTCACGCTAGGGGTGGTATTCCTGGCCTGTTCGTGTTCTTCGAAATGTCTCCATTGAAAGTCATCAATAAGGAACAGCACGGCCAAACTTGGTCCGGCTTCATCTTGAATTGTATCACCAGCATCGGTGGTGTCCTAGCTGTGGGCACCGTCATGGACAAGCTATTCTACAAGGCACAGAGATCTATCTGGGGAAAGAAGAGCCAGTAG
- the CDC24 gene encoding Rho family guanine nucleotide exchange factor CDC24 (Guanine nucleotide exchange factor for Cdc42p~similar to YAL041W) — protein sequence MAIQTRFASGTSLSDLKPKPSATSISIPMQNVMNKPVTEQDSLFHICANIRRRLEVLPQLKPFLQLAYQSSEVLSERQSLLLSQKQHQELLKSNGANRDSNDMAPTLRSSSISTATSLMSMEGISYTSSNPSVSPNMEDTLLTFSMGILPITMDCDPVTQLSQLFQQGAPLCILFNSVKPQFKLPVIASDDLKVCKKSIYDFILGCKKHFAFNDEELFTISDVFANSTSQLVKVLEVVETLMNSCPTIFPSRSKTQQIMNAENQHQHQPQQLSKKHNDYVKIIKEFVATERKYVHDLEILDKYRQQLLDSNLITSEELYMLFPNLGDAIDFQRRFLISLEINALVEPSKQRIGALFMHSKHFFKLYEPWSIGQNAAIEFLSSTLHKMRVDESQKFIINNKLELQSFLYKPVQRLCRYPLLVKELLAESSDDNNTKELEAALDISKNIARSINENQRRTENHQVVKKLYGRVVNWKGYRISKFGELLYFDKVFISTTNSSSEPEREFEVYLFEKIIILFSEVVTKKSTSSLILKKKSSTSASMSASNITDNNGSPHHNYHKRHSNSSTSNNIHLSSSSAAAIIHSSSNSSDTNSNNSSSSSLFKLSANEPKLDLRGRIMIMNLNQIIPQNNRSLNITWESIKEQGNFLLKFKNEETRDNWSSCLQQLIHDLKNEQFKARHHSTTSTTSSTAKSSSLMSPTSTMNTPNHHNSRQTHDSMASFSSSHMKRVSDVLPKRRTTSSSFESEIKSISENFKNSIPESSILFRISYNNNSTSTTSSEIFTLLVEKVWNFDDLIVAINSKISNTHNNTVPPITKIKYQDEDGDFVVLGSDEDWNVAKEMLAENNEKFLNIRLY from the coding sequence ATGGCGATCCAAACCCGTTTTGCCTCGGGCACATCTTTATCCGATCTGAAACCCAAACCAAGTGCAACTTCCATTTCCATACCCATGCAAAACGTCATGAACAAGCCTGTCACTGAACAGGACTCACTTTTTCACATATGTGCCAACATCCGGAGAAGGCTGGAGGTGTTGCCTCAGCTCAAACCCTTTTTGCAATTGGCCTACCAGTCGAGCGAGGTCTTAAGTGAAAGACAATCTCTGCTGCTTTCCCAAAAGCAGCATCAGGAGCTGCTCAAGTCGAATGGCGCTAACCGAGACAGTAACGACATGGCACCCACTTTACGATCGAGTTCTATATCCACAGCCACCAGTCTCATGTCAATGGAAGGTATATCATATACGAGCTCGAATCCCTCGGTCAGCCCAAATATGGAGGACACTTTACTGACTTTTAGTATGGGTATTTTGCCCATTACCATGGATTGCGACCCTGTGACACAATTATCACAGTTGTTTCAACAAGGGGCACCGCTGTGTATACTCTTTAACTCTGTCAAACCGCAGTTCAAACTGCCAGTAATAGCTTCTGACGATTTGAAAGTCTGTAAAAAATCCATCTACGATTTCATATTGGGGTGCAAGAAGCATTTTGCATTTAATGATGAGGAACTTTTTACGATATCCGATGTCTTTGCCAACTCTACTTCACAACTAGTGAAAGTGCTAGAAGTGGTGGAAACGCTTATGAACTCCTGCCCTACTATTTTCCCCTCTAGGAGCAAAACACAACAAATTATGAATGCGGAAAACCAACATCAACATCAGCCTCAGCAGTTATCAAAGAAGCATAACGATTACGTTAAAATTATCAAGGAATTTGTTGCAAcggaaagaaaatatgttCATGACTTAGAAATTTTGGATAAATATAGACAGCAGTTATTGGACAGCAATCTAATAACGTCTGAAGAGTTGTATATGTTGTTTCCCAACTTGGGCGATGCTATAGatttccaaagaagattCCTAATATCCTTGGAGATAAATGCTCTAGTGGAACCTTCCAAACAAAGAATCGGAGCCCTTTTCATGCATTCCaagcattttttcaagctATATGAACCTTGGTCCATTGGCCAAAATGCAGCCATCGAATTCCTCTCTTCAACTTTACACAAGATGAGAGTTGATGAATCACAGAAGTTCATAATTAACAATAAACTGGAATTACAGTCCTTCCTTTATAAACCCGTGCAAAGACTTTGTAGGTATCCCCTGTTGGTCAAAGAACTGCTGGCTGAATCGAGTGACGATAACAATACGAAAGAACTTGAAGCTGCTTTGGATATCTCCAAGAATATTGCAAGAAGTATCaatgaaaatcaaagaagaacagaaaatcatcaagtggtgaaaaaactttatgGTAGGGTGGTGAATTGGAAGGGTTATAGAATCTCTAAGTTCGGTGAGTTATTATATTTCGATAAAGTGTTCATTTCAACAACGAACAGCTCCTCGGAACCTGAAAGAGAATTTGAGGTTtacctttttgaaaaaatcatcattcttttttcagaaGTGGTAACTAAGAAATCCACTTCATCGCTAATTCTTAAGAAGAAATCTTCAACCTCAGCATCAATGTCCGCCTCGAATATAACGGACAACAATGGCAGCCCTCACCACAATTACCATAAGAGGCATAGCAATAGTAGTACCAGTAATAATATCCATTTATCTTCGTCATCAGCAGCGGCGATAATACATTCCAGTAGCAATAGCAGTGACACCAATTCGAACAACTCGTCATCATCCTCACTATTCAAGCTATCCGCTAACGAACCTAAACTGGATTTAAGAGGTAGAATTATgataatgaatttgaaCCAAATAATACCGCAAAATAACAGGTCATTAAATATAACATGGGAATCCATAAAAGAGCAAGgtaattttcttctgaagTTTAAAAATGAGGAAACAAGAGATAATTGGTCATCGTGTTTACAACAATTGATCCATGATTTGAAGAATGAACAGTTTAAAGCAAGGCATCACTCGACAACATCGACGACCTCATCTACAGCtaaatcatcttcattaatGTCACCTACGTCAACTATGAATACGCCAAATCATCACAACAGCCGCCAGACACACGATAGTATGGCTTCTTTCTCCAGTTCTCATATGAAAAGGGTTTCGGATGTCTTACCTAAACGGAGAACCACTTCATCGAGTTTCGAAAGTGAGATTAAATCCATCTcagaaaacttcaaaaattctattCCAGAATCTTCCATACTCTTCAGGATATCGTATAATAACAACAGTACTAGTACTACTAGTAGCGAGATTTTCACACTTCTAGTAGAAAAAGTTTGGAATTTTGACGATTTGATAGTGGCAATCAATTCCAAGATTTCGAATACACATAATAACACTGTTCCGCCAATCACCAAGATCAAATatcaagatgaagatgggGATTTTGTTGTGTTAGGCAGCGATGAAGATTGGAATGTTGCTAAAGAAATGTTGGCAGAAAACAATGAgaaattcttgaatattCGTTTGTATTGA
- the CLN3 gene encoding cyclin CLN3 (G1 cyclin involved in cell cycle progression~similar to YAL040C) yields MAILKDTIIRYANASYATATGTSTATAAASAASCPNLPLLLQKRRAIASAKSKNPNLVKRELQAHHSAISEYNNDQLDHYFRLSHTERPLYNLTNFTSQPQVNPKMRFLIFDFIMYCHTRLNLSTSTLFLTFTILDKYSSRFIIKSYNYQLLSLTALWISSKFWDSKNRMATLKVLQNLCCNQYSIKQFTTMEMHLFKSLDWSICQSATFDSYIDIFLFQSTSPLSPGVVLSAPLEAFIQQKLALLNNAAGTAINKSSSSQGPSFNINEIKLGAIMLCELASFNLELSFKYDRSLIALGAINLIKLSLNYYNSNVWENFNLALEEDGEDLDIKLSEISNTLLDVAMDQDSFPSSFKSKYLNNNKTSLAKSLLDALQNYCIQLKLEEFYRSQELETMYTNIFSQSFDYDSLTCVYSNATTPKSATVSSAATDYFSDHTHLRRLTKENISPPFAFTPTSSSSSPSPFNSPYKTSSSMTTPDSASHHSHSGSFSSTQNSFKRSLSIPQNSSIFWPSPLTPTTPSLMSNRKLLQNLSVRSKRLFPVRPMTNAHPCAAPTQLKKRSTSSVDCDFNDSSNLKKTR; encoded by the coding sequence ATGGCCATATTGAAAGATACCATAATTAGATACGCTAATGCAAGCTATGCTACCGCTACAGGCACTTCCACCGCCACTGCTGCTGCCAGCGCTGCCTCGTGTCCAAATTTGCCCTTGCTCTTGCAAAAGAGGCGGGCCATTGCTAGTGCAAAGTCTAAAAACCCTAATCTCGTGAAAAGGGAGTTACAAGCACATCACTCAGCCATTAGCGAGTACAACAATGATCAATTGGACCATTATTTTCGGCTCTCCCACACAGAAAGGCCGCTGTATAACCTGACCAACTTTACCTCTCAGCCGCAGGTTAACCCAAAGATGCGTTTCTTGATCTTTGACTTCATCATGTACTGTCACACGAGACTCAATCTATCTACCTCGACTTTGTTCCTTACTTTCACTATCTTGGACAAGTATTCCTCGCGGTTTATCATCAAGAGTTACAACTATCAGCTTTTGTCCTTGACCGCGCTTTGGATTTCGTCCAAATTTTGGGATTCCAAGAATAGAATGGCCACTTTGAAAGTCTTGCAAAACTTGTGTTGCAATCAATATTCCATAAAGCAATTCACAACTATGGAAATGcatcttttcaaatcacTCGATTGGTCCATCTGTCAATCGGCAACATTCGACTCCTACATCGACATCTTTTTGTTCCAATCCACGTCCCCGTTGTCGCCTGGCGTTGTCCTTTCTGCCCCTTTGGAAGCTTTCATTCAACAGAAACTGGCCTTATTAAATAACGCTGCTGGTACTGCTATTAATAAATCGTCCTCTTCTCAGGGCCCCTCTTTTAACATCAACGAGATCAAATTGGGCGCCATTATGTTGTGCGAGTTAGCTTCCTTCAATCTCGAATTATCATTTAAATATGATCGTTCACTAATTGCACTGGGTGCAATTAACCTCATCAAATTATCTTTGAACTACTATAATTCAAATGTTTGGGAAAATTTCAATCTGGCTTTGGAGGAAGACGGCGAAGATCTAGATATCAAATTATCAGAAATTTCTAATACATTATTGGATGTAGCAATGGACCAAGATTCTTTCCCCTCCAGtttcaaatcaaaatatttgaacaACAATAAGACCTCTTTAGCAAAGTCTCTCTTGGACGCATTACAAAACTATTGTattcaattgaaactgGAAGAATTCTACCGTTCACAGGAATTGGAAACCATGTATACTAACATCTTTTCTCAGTCCTTTGACTACGATTCATTGACTTGTGTTTACTCCAATGCTACTACTCCCAAGAGCGCCACGGTTTCATCTGCAGCTACAGACTACTTCTCGGATCACACTCATTTAAGAAGGTTAACCAAAGAGAACATTTCTCCACCCTTTGCTTTCACTCCAACGtcatcttcctcctctCCATCTCCATTCAATTCTCCTTACAAGACTTCAAGTTCAATGACGACCCCAGACTCTGCATCACACCATTCACATTCAGGTTCGTTCTCTTCTACTCAAAACTCTTTTAAAAGGTCACTGAGCATCCCACAAAATTCAAGCATCTTTTGGCCAAGTCCACTAACTCCTACCACACCATCTCTTATGTCAAATAGAAAATTACTACAAAATTTATCTGTGCGttcaaaaagattattCCCTGTCAGGCCCATGACCAATGCTCACCCATGCGCCGCCCCAACACAACTGAAAAAGAGATCGACTTCCTCTGTGGATTGTGATTTTAATGATAGTAGCAACCTCAAGAAAACTCGCTGA
- the CYC3 gene encoding holocytochrome c synthase CYC3 (Cytochrome c heme lyase (holocytochrome c synthase)~similar to YAL039C): MGWFWADQKNTGKNVGGAAATSMSGCPVMHESSSSSSPPPSECPVMQGDEDRINPLNNMPELAASKQPGQKMDLPVDRTISSIPKSPDSNEFWEYPSPQQMYNAMVRKGKISDSGEVAEDAVESMVQVHNFLNEGCWQEVLEWEKPHTDESHVQPKLLKFMGKPGVLSPRARWMHLCGLLFPSHFSQELPFDRHDWIVLRGERKAEQQPPAFKEVRYILDFYGGPDDENGMPTFHVDVRPALDSVDSAKDRMTRFLDRMISGPPSSSSAP; the protein is encoded by the coding sequence ATGGGTTGGTTTTGGGcagatcaaaaaaatacgGGTAAAAATGTTGGTGGGGCAGCAGCAACATCCATGTCAGGGTGTCCAGTCATGCACGAgtcgtcgtcgtcgtcgtcACCACCACCTTCCGAGTGCCCTGTTATGCAAGGAGATGAAGACAGAATAAACCCGCTGAACAATATGCCAGAGTTGGCTGCATCCAAACAGCCTGGCCAAAAGATGGACTTGCCCGTTGATCGGACTATCTCCAGCATACCCAAGAGTCCAGACAGTAACGAGTTCTGGGAGTATCCTTCTCCACAGCAGATGTACAATGCTATGGTTAGAAAGGGCAAGATTAGCGATAGCGGCGAAGTCGCCGAGGATGCAGTCGAGTCTATGGTGCAGGTCCACAATTTTCTAAATGAAGGGTGCTGGCAGGAAGTGCTCGAATGGGAAAAACCGCACACAGATGAGAGCCATGTGCAACCTAAGCTATTGAAATTCATGGGAAAACCGGGCGTCTTGAGTCCTCGCGCCCGTTGGATGCACCTGTGCGGCCTCCTGTTCCCTTCCCACTTCAGCCAAGAACTGCCTTTCGACAGGCACGACTGGATTGTACTCCGAGGCGAGCGTAAAGCGGAGCAACAACCTCCAGCCTTCAAAGAAGTTAGATACATATTGGATTTCTACGGAGGGCCTGACGACGAAAACGGAATGCCTACTTTCCACGTGGATGTCCGTCCTGCCCTAGATAGTGTAGACAGTGCTAAGGACCGGATGACCCGTTTCTTAGACCGGATGATCTCGGGTCCGCCCTCTTCGTCCTCGGCCCCTTAA
- the CDC19 gene encoding pyruvate kinase CDC19 (Pyruvate kinase~similar to YAL038W): MSRLERLTSLNVVAGSDLRRTSIIGTIGPKTNNPETLVALRKAGLNIVRMNFSHGSYEYHKSVIDNARKSEELYPGRPLAIALDTKGPEIRTGTTTNDVDYPIPPNHEMIFTTDDKYAKACDDKIMYVDYKNITKVISAGRIIYVDDGVLSFQVLEVVDDKTLKVKALNAGKICSHKGVNLPGTDVDLPALSEKDKEDLRFGVRNGVHMVFASFIRTANDVLTIREVLGEQGKDVKIIVKIENQQGVNNFDDILKVTDGVMVARGDLGIEIPAPEVLAVQKKLIAKSNLAGKPVICATQMLESMTYNPRPTRAEVSDVGNAILDGADCVMLSGETAKGNYPINAVTTMAETAVIAEQAIAYLPNYDDMRNCTPKPTSTTETVAASAVAAVFEQKAKAIIVLSTSGTTPRLVSKYRPNCPIILVTRCPRAARFSHLYRGVFPFVFEKEAVSDWTEDVEARINFGIEKAKEFGILKNGDTFVSIQGFKAGAGHSNTLQVSTV; this comes from the coding sequence ATGTCTAGATTAGAAAGATTGACCTCATTAAACGTTGTTGCTGGTTCCGACTTGAGAAGAACCTCCATCATTGGTACCATCGGTCCAAAGACCAACAACCCAGAAACCTTGGTTGCTTTGAGAAAGGCTGGTTTGAACATTGTTCGTATGAACTTCTCTCACGGTTCTTACGAATACCACAAGTCTGTCATTGACAACGCCAGAAAGTCCGAAGAATTGTACCCAGGTAGACCATTGGCTATTGCTTTGGACACCAAGGGTCCAGAAATCAGAACTGGTACCACCACCAACGATGTTGACTACCCAATCCCACCAAACCACGAAATGATCTTCACCACTGATGACAAGTACGCCAAGGCTTGTGACGACAAGATTATGTACGTTGACTACAAGAACATCACCAAGGTCATCTCTGCTGGTAGAATCATCTACGTTGATGATGGTGTTTTGTCTTTCCAAGTTTTGGAAGTCGTTGACGACAAGACTTTGAAGGTCAAGGCCTTGAACGCCGGTAAGATCTGTTCCCACAAGGGTGTCAACTTACCAGGTACCGATGTCGATTTGCCAGCTTTGTCTGAAAAGGACAAGGAAGATTTGAGATTCGGTGTCAGAAACGGTGTCCACATGGTCTTCGCTTCTTTCATCAGAACCGCCAACGATGTTTTGACCATCAGAGAAGTCTTGGGTGAACAAGGTAAGGACGTCAAGATCATTGTCAAGATTGAAAACCAACAAGGTGTTAACAACTTTGACGACATCTTGAAGGTCACTGACGGTGTTATGGTTGCCAGAGGTGACTTGGGTATTGAAATCCCAGCTCCAGAAGTCTTGGCtgttcaaaagaaattgatcGCTAAGTCTAACTTGGCCGGTAAGCCAGTTATCTGTGCTACCCAAATGTTGGAATCCATGACTTACAACCCAAGACCAACCAGAGCTGAAGTTTCCGATGTCGGTAACGCTATCTTGGATGGTGCTGACTGTGTTATGTTGTCCGGTGAAACCGCCAAGGGTAACTACCCAATCAACGCCGTTACCACCATGGCTGAAACCGCTGTCATTGCTGAACAAGCTATTGCTTACTTGCCAAACTACGATGACATGAGAAACTGTACTCCAAAGCCAACCTCCACCACTGAAACCGTTGCTGCCTCCGCTGTCGCTGCTGTTTTCGAACAAAAGGCCAAGGCCATCATTGTCTTGTCCACTTCCGGTACCACCCCAAGATTGGTTTCCAAGTACAGACCAAACTGTCCAATCATCTTGGTTACCAGATGCCCAAGAGCTGCTAGATTCTCTCACTTGTACAGAGGTGTCTTCCCATTCGTCTTCGAAAAGGAAGCTGTCTCTGACTGGACTGAAGATGTTGAAGCCCGTATCAACTTCGGTATTGAAAAGGCTAAGGAATTCGGTATCTTGAAGAACGGTGACACTTTCGTCTCCATTCAAGGTTTCAAGGCCGGTGCTGGTCACTCCAACACTTTGCAAGTCTCTACcgtttaa